The region TAATAGGACAGCAAAAAGGTAGAGATACAAGTGAAAATATAAAAAGAAATTTTGGAATGCCAAGCCCGGAAGGTTATAGAAAAGCTTTAAGACTTATGAAGCAAGCTGAAAAATTTAATAGACCTCTTATATGTTTTGTAGATACATCTGGAGCATATTGTGGTGTTGAAGCAGAAGAAAGAGGACAGGGAGAGGCAATTGCTAAGAATTTAATAAATATGTCTAACCTTAAAGTGCCAATAATATCTATTGTTATAGGTGAAGGTGGAAGCGGTGGCGCACTTGCAATGGCTGTAGCTGACAAAGTCTGGATGCTTGAAAACTCTGTATATTCGCTCCTTTCACCAGAAGGTTTTGCAAGCATATTGTGGAAAGATGCAGGTAGAGCAAAGGAAGCTGCTGAAGTTATGAAAATAACAGCGGATGATCTTAAAAATTATGAAATAATAGATAAGGTCATAAAAGAACCTGAAGGTGGAGCACAAAACGATATAAAATTGGTTGCTGATTCTATAAAGGAAAATTTAGAGGTTGCAATTTCAGAATTAGCTAGTAAATCTAAAGATGACTTAATAGAGGATAGATATAATAAATTTAGGAAGATTGGAAAGTTTATAGAATAATTAATTATGAAAATTAGCTGTGAATATATGATGGCTAATTTTTTTGTTTCACATTTTAAAGATATTGTGGCATCCAAAGTTGAACATTTATACTTAAAAATATATAATTAAATATGATTGTAATTTTAGTTGTACCAAAGATTATATTGGGTACAAATTTTAGAAATGAGTGATTTCATGGGAAAAGTTTTGGTGGTTTCTGAAAAACCATCTGTTGGAAGAGATATAGCTAGGGTATTAAATTGTAAAACTAGAGGTGAAGGTTGCCTTATAGGAAATAAATATATTGTAGCCTGGGCAGTAGGACATTTAGTGACATTATGGGAACCGGAAGAGTATAATCCTATTTATAAAAAATGGAGATTTGATACTTTGCCAATGATACCTAAAGTTATGAAAATAAAACCTATAGATAGTACAAAGAAACAGTTTAATATACTTAAAAAGTTAATGAATAGCGATGAAATAACCTCTCTTATATGTGCAACTGATGCGGGAAGAGAAGGAGAGCTTATTTTTAGATATACTTATGAAGCAGCAGGATGCAACAAACCGTTTAATAGATTGTGGATATCAAGTATGACAGATGAAGCTATAAAAGAAGGTTTTGAAAGTATAAAACCTGGAGTAGAATATGATAACCTCTATTATTCGGCAAAATGCAGATCTGAAGCCGATTGGCTTGTTGGAATGAATGCAAGCCGTGCATATACATTAAAATATAATGTTCTTTTAAGTGTTGGAAGGGTGCAAACACCTACACTTGCTATAATGACAGAAAGACAAAAAGAAATAGACAACTTTAATCCAAAGGATTACTGGGAAGTAATTGCTAAGTTTGATGGATTTAAAGGAACATGGTTTGATAAAGAAACAAATGAAACTAAAATAATGAGTATGAAGAAGGCTCAGGAAATTTCAGATAAAGTAAATAAGAAAACTGGCAAAGTAATAAAGGTTGAAAATAACAAGAAAAAACAAGTACCTCCTCTCTTATATGATTTAACTGAGCTTCAAAGGGATTGTAATAAAAAATTTGGATTTTCAGCTCAAAAAACTTTGGACATTATTCAAAATTTATATGAAAAAAGAAAGATGGTTACATATCCTAGAACGGATAGCAGATATTTGAGCCATGATATGCCAGACAAGGTGAAGAGCACCATAGCAAAGCTTAATATTGAGCCATACAGAGAATTTTCAAAAAATCTTTTGAGTATGAAAAAATTGCCTTTTACTAAGAGGATTATAGATGATTCTAAGGTTACAGATCATCATGCTATAATACCTACTGATGTAAGACCAAATATTAGTAGCCTTACTAAAGATGAATTTAAAGCTTATGATCTTATAGTAAAAAGATTTATGTGTGTATTTTATCCTAATTATGAATATACAATAACTAAAATTACCACCGAGGTTTGTGAAGAACACTTTTTGACAAGAGGAAAAACTATATTAAAGTTAGGTTGGATGGAATTTTATAAAGATGATAGCAAATCTAAAAAGAATGATGATGATGAACTTCCAAAACTTAAAAAGAATGATGATGTAGAGGTTAAAGAAACTGAAATTCAGCAGAAGAAAACTAAACCTCCAAGTGCATATAATGAAGCATCACTTCTTTCTGCTATGGAAAATGCAGGGCGTTTTGTTGAAGACGAAGAACTTAGAGAGCAACTCAAAGAAGGTGGAATTGGGACACCAGCAACAAGAGCTGCAATAATTGAAAGACTAATAAGTGTTGGATATATAAAAAGAAAAGGTAAGACACTTCAACCAACAGACAAAGGTATGAAACTTATAGAAATTGTTCCACCAGAATTAAAGTCACCTGAAACTACAGGAAGATGGGAAAAAGGACTTACTTCAATTGCAAGGGGGAAAATGGCA is a window of Clostridium pasteurianum DNA encoding:
- a CDS encoding acetyl-CoA carboxylase carboxyltransferase subunit alpha, with protein sequence MDNSKELTPWEKLTMARMIERPTSLDYINLIFDSFMEFHGDRAFGDDAAIVGGIAEFNGIPVTVIGQQKGRDTSENIKRNFGMPSPEGYRKALRLMKQAEKFNRPLICFVDTSGAYCGVEAEERGQGEAIAKNLINMSNLKVPIISIVIGEGGSGGALAMAVADKVWMLENSVYSLLSPEGFASILWKDAGRAKEAAEVMKITADDLKNYEIIDKVIKEPEGGAQNDIKLVADSIKENLEVAISELASKSKDDLIEDRYNKFRKIGKFIE
- a CDS encoding DNA topoisomerase III, which codes for MSDFMGKVLVVSEKPSVGRDIARVLNCKTRGEGCLIGNKYIVAWAVGHLVTLWEPEEYNPIYKKWRFDTLPMIPKVMKIKPIDSTKKQFNILKKLMNSDEITSLICATDAGREGELIFRYTYEAAGCNKPFNRLWISSMTDEAIKEGFESIKPGVEYDNLYYSAKCRSEADWLVGMNASRAYTLKYNVLLSVGRVQTPTLAIMTERQKEIDNFNPKDYWEVIAKFDGFKGTWFDKETNETKIMSMKKAQEISDKVNKKTGKVIKVENNKKKQVPPLLYDLTELQRDCNKKFGFSAQKTLDIIQNLYEKRKMVTYPRTDSRYLSHDMPDKVKSTIAKLNIEPYREFSKNLLSMKKLPFTKRIIDDSKVTDHHAIIPTDVRPNISSLTKDEFKAYDLIVKRFMCVFYPNYEYTITKITTEVCEEHFLTRGKTILKLGWMEFYKDDSKSKKNDDDELPKLKKNDDVEVKETEIQQKKTKPPSAYNEASLLSAMENAGRFVEDEELREQLKEGGIGTPATRAAIIERLISVGYIKRKGKTLQPTDKGMKLIEIVPPELKSPETTGRWEKGLTSIARGKMASERFMQSIQRYVRYIIQESAKVNRSIVFEDNGQKKSPRNKKPVEVLGKCPLCKNGDILENSKAFYCSNWKAGCKFTSWKNALASYGIEVNKELIKALLKEGTLSNVFGMKPNTKEKTVYTLKINKYGAVIAKEQ